The sequence TTTGTTACCACACTCCAATGCCTGCTTAGCTTGCTCACAATTGGCCATTTGGCCGCAGGTACTAGGTAAGCCTTTGCATTGAGCACCACCAGCACCCTTAGCGAATAGAGGGTGATCCACTTCAACAGATTCCTTCAGAACTGTATTGCTTTGAAATGGATTGTCTATCGTAGTAACGCCGGCATTGGACGATAAAGCGAACACAGATAGTGCAGCGGCGAGTATTAAATTTTTCATTCATCACATCCTTGTGTTATTCGAAATCTACTGCTTCACGATATACGCACCAACCTAAAGGCAGTGTATCGACTGGCTTAGCAAACTTCAGAAAGTGGCATATCCACATGTAAGCCCAGTCATTAGTATTCGACATATTTAACCCGCTCTATAAACTTGTTCGCCAACGATTATCAAGCTGCTATGATTTTCAGCCGTCACTAGACGGTCAGGATAGTCAGAATTGAAACTGTGCAGTCTCAATGCACCGCCAGCTTCTCTAAATATCTGTTTAAACATTCTATCGCCATCTAATAATATGGCATACACCTTACCGTCATGCACTTCCCTTGATGCTAAATTAAGACCTACCTCGTCTTTAT is a genomic window of Psychrobacter cibarius containing:
- a CDS encoding excalibur calcium-binding domain-containing protein; translated protein: MKNLILAAALSVFALSSNAGVTTIDNPFQSNTVLKESVEVDHPLFAKGAGGAQCKGLPSTCGQMANCEQAKQALECGNKRLDRDKDGVPCESICPGG